The proteins below come from a single Corylus avellana chromosome ca3, CavTom2PMs-1.0 genomic window:
- the LOC132175189 gene encoding D-amino-acid transaminase, chloroplastic-like produces the protein MEKSRSASDQKSDALEVGNGSEFKVHVFSSSSELIEKLHEKWSSVKKQPYPAMYSSIFGGIILDPAMMVIPIDDHMVHRGHGVFDTAIILDGYLYELDVHLDRFLRSASKAKISSPFPRSALRSILVQLSAASQCKKGTLRYWLSTGPGDFLLSPAGCSTSAFYAVVIDDDFCQCKEGVKVITSTIPMKSAQFARMKNVNYLPNVLSKMEAEEKGAYASIWVDEEGYIAEGPNVNVAFINHDKELLLPFFDKILSGCTVKRLMELVHKLVEQGRLRGMRTANLTVEEAKGAAEMMFVGSTLPVLPIIMWDEQPIGNGKVGELTMELSNLLWEDMVAGPETQRIPVPYV, from the exons ATGGAAAAGAGTAGATCTGCTTCTGATCAGAAATCAG ATGCTTTGGAAGTTGGAAATGGcagtgaatttaaagtgcatgtCTTCTCTTCATCATCTGAG TTGATTGAAAAGCTGCACGAGAAGTGGAGCTCAGTGAAAAAGCAACCATATCCAGCAATGTATTCCAGCATATTTGGTGGAATTATTCTTGATCCAGCCATGATGGTAATTCCAATAGATGATCACATGGTTCATCGGGGCCATGGTGTGTTTGACACAGCTATTATATTAGACGG ATATCTTTATGAGCTCGATGTTCACTTGGACCGTTTCCTCAGATCAGCTTCAAAAGCAAAGATCTCCTCTCCGTTTCCTCGCTCAGCTCTTCGAAGCATTCTTGTGCAGCTGAGTGCAGCATCTCAGTGCAAGAAAGGAACTCTGAGATACTGGCTAAGTACAGGTCCTGGGGATTTCTTGCTCTCACCTGCAGGATGCTCAACATCAGCATTCTATGCTGTAGTCATAGATGACGACTTCTGTCAGTGCAAAGAAGGGGTTAAAGTGATAACATCCACTATCCCCATGAAGTCGGCTCAATTTGCAAGAATGAAGAATGTAAACTACCTTCCAAATGTCCTTTCAAAGATGGAAGCTGAGGAGAAGGGAGCATATGCTTCTATTTGGGTTGATGAGGAAGGTTATATTGCTGAAGGTCCAAATGTGAATGTTGCTTTTATAAACCATGATAAGGAGCTTCTTTTGCCATTCTTTGATAAGATCCTTAGCGGGTGCACTGTGAAAAGGCTCATGGAACTTGTCCACAAGCTGGTTGAGCAGGGGCGTCTAAGAGGCATGAGAACTGCAAATTTAACAGTGGAGGAAGCCAAAGGTGCAGCTGAAATGATGTTTGTTGGAAGCACGCTGCCTGTATTGCCAATCATCATGTGGGATGAACAACCCATTGGAAATG GGAAGGTAGGGGAATTGACAATGGAGCTCTCCAATCTGCTTTGGGAGGATATGGTAGCAGGCCCTGAAACGCAGAGGATACCTGTTCCCTACGTGTAG